In Oryza brachyantha chromosome 1, ObraRS2, whole genome shotgun sequence, the following are encoded in one genomic region:
- the LOC102714412 gene encoding coiled-coil domain-containing protein 12-like — protein sequence MKFRNYLPHDEQLRGGKLAPVSLPNFEDPISAETAEPKQLEDPFGNIAPKNPNWDLKRDVQKRIDKLEKRTQKALAEIAVEQQREKEALEEGSDAQD from the exons ATGAAGTTCAGAAACTACCTTCCTCATGACGAGCAACTTCGGGGTGGTAAGCTGGCTCCAGTTTCCCTTCCAAATTTTGAAGATCCAATTTCTGCTGAAACTGCAGAGCCAAAGCAACTGGAG GACCCTTTTGGAAACATAGCTCCAAAGAATCCAAATTGGGATCTGAAACGAGACGTGCAGAAGAGGATCGACAAACTCGAGAAGCGCACGCAGAAAGCACTGGCTGAGATTGCAG TGGAGCAACAAAGGGAGAAAGAAGCACTGGAGGAAGGAAGCGATGCCCAAGATTGA